A part of Silurus meridionalis isolate SWU-2019-XX chromosome 18, ASM1480568v1, whole genome shotgun sequence genomic DNA contains:
- the LOC124401133 gene encoding uncharacterized protein LOC124401133 isoform X2, with translation MMKCLYLLAVVFQMAAGCVLSRTKSIAGEKGGSVLLPCSCSDPLSKPQKFTWEIYRTGRLTEVLNDEHYRGRYQLFNNVSPANLSLLISDLREEDQGNYRCSTEKEQRDIWLYVKGCELVKKAAEEKVTGFTGESVVLHCICTDIQDDPKTVTWHFIQKESTTFQKIYPEQTGHHSNRVKLVSKNPPGNLSLLISDLTEEDQGTYICSVQADHRDLRLSVKVGGRETSTQPRKTDTTPISEEPHCKTATTPPSSSSTTQDTYKTSAATVNQNIHNVGISFSLVIVILMVLLLLISSVVAFVCWRCKGGRCVKNIITDVSLNCKGKPEDKIMSEDALFTTVTYTCYSTDAH, from the exons atgatgaagtgcttgtATCTTTTAGCTGTTGTGTTTCAAATGGCTGCAG GTTGTGTTCTCTCTCGTACTAAAAGTATTGCAGGGGAAAAAGGTGGTTCAGTGCTGTTACCCTGCTCCTGTTCTGACCCGCTCTCCAAACCTCAGAAATTCACCTGGGAGATCTACAGAACAGGACGTCTGACTGAAGTGTTAAATGATGAACACTACCGTGGCAGATATCAGCTGTTTAATAACGTTTCTCCTGCTAATCTGTCACTACTCATATCTGACCTGAGAGAAGAAGATCAGGGAAACTACAGGTGCAGCACTGAGAAGGAACAGAGAGACATTTGGCTTTATGTTAaag GCTGTGAGCTGGTGAAGAAGGCAGCAGAAGAGAAGGTGACTGGGTTCACAGGAGAGTCTGTAGTTCTGCACTGcatctgtactgatatacagGACGACCCAAAGACTGTAACATGGCATTTTATACAAAAGGAGTCTACAACCTTTCAGAAAATTTACCCTGAGCAGACTGGACATCACAGTAACAGAGTGAAACTGGTCAGTAAAAACCCTCCAGGAAACCTCTCTCTCCTCATATCAGACCTGACTGAAGAGGACCAGGGAACCTACATATGTTCTGTACAGGCTGATCACAGAGATCTGAGACTGTCTGTTAAAG tggGAGGAAGAGAAACTTCGACACAACCAAGGAAAACAGACACAACACCTATATCAGAAGAACCTCATTGTAAAACAGCAACCACTCCACCTTCATCATCCTCAACAACACAAGATACTTACAAAACCTCCGCAGCAACAGTGAACCAAAATATACACAATGTTGGAATTAGCTTTTCTTTAG TTATTGTCATTCTGATGGTTTTACTGCTGCTGATATCCAGTGTAGTTGCATTTGTTTGTTGGCGATgcaaag gtgGAAGGTGTGTCAAGAACATCATTACTGACGTAAGTCTGAACTGTAAGGGAAAGCCGGAGGATAAG ATTATGTCTGAAGATGCTTTATTTACTACTGTCACTTACACTTGCTACTCTACTGATGCACATTAA
- the LOC124401134 gene encoding CMRF35-like molecule 8 isoform X1, giving the protein MMKCLYLLSVVFQMAAGCALEKNHKEITQHKGDSVLIPCSCSDLLSKPQTFTWETFRTGRLTEVLNDEHYRGRYQLFNNISPANLSLLISDLREEDQGIYRCSTEKEHRDIILYVKGCELVKKTGVEKVTGFIGESVVLPCVCTDLQNDPKRVTWEFNKNNHFQEIYSKQTGNHSNRVKLVSKNPPGNLSLLISDLTEEDQGTYICSVQADSIRFSLSVKVGGRETSTQPRKTDTTPISEEPHCKTATTPPSSSSTTQDTYKTSVATVNQNIHNVGISFSLVIVILMVLLLLISSVVAFVCWRCKGGRCVKNIITDVSLNCKGKPEDKVSLHPCMALILCGLFNFSNQIPTVVLFMFYIHFMFTKYCFYCHYMILHY; this is encoded by the exons atgatgaagtgcttgtATCTTTTGTCTGTTGTGTTTCAAATGGCTGCAG GCTGTGCTcttgaaaaaaatcacaaagaaaTTACACAACACAAAGGTGATTCAGTGCTGATACCCTGCTCCTGCTCTGACCTGCTCTCCAAACCTCAGACTTTCACCTGGGAGACCTTCAGAACAGGACGTCTGACTGAAGTGTTAAATGATGAACACTACCGTGGCAGATATCAGCTGTTTAATAACATTTCTCCTGCTAATCTGTCACTACTCATATCTGACCTGAGAGAAGAAGATCAGGGAATCTACAGGTGTAGCACTGAGAAGGAACACAGAGACATCATTCTTTATGTTAaag GCTGTGAGCTGGTGAAGAAGACAGGGGTAGAGAAGGTGACTGGGTTCATAGGAGAGTCTGTAGTTCTGCCCTGCGTCTGCACTGACCTACAGAACGACCCGAAGAGGGTAACATGggagtttaataaaaacaatcacttTCAGGAAATTTACTCTAAACAGACTGGAAATCACAGTAACAGAGTGAAACTGGTCAGTAAAAACCCTCCAGGAAACCTCTCTCTACTCATATCAGACCTGACTGAAGAGGACCAGGGAACCTACATATGTTCTGTACAGGCTGATAGCATCCGTTTCAGTCTATCTGTTAAAG tggGAGGAAGAGAAACTTCGACACAACCAAGGAAAACAGACACAACACCTATATCAGAAGAACCTCATTGTAAAACAGCAACCACTCCACCTTCATCATCCTCAACAACACAAGATACTTACAAAACCTCCGTAGCAACAGTGAACCAAAATATACACAATGTTGGAATTAGCTTCTCTTTAG TTATTGTCATTCTGATGGTCTTACTGCTGCTGATATCCAGTGTAGTTGCATTTGTTTGTTGGCGATgcaaag gtgGAAGGTGTGTCAAGAACATCATTACTGACGTAAGTCTGAACTGTAAGGGAAAGCCGGAGGATAAGGTGAGTTTACATCCATGCATGGCTCTGATCTTATGTGGGTTATTTAACTTTTCAAATCAGATTCCTACAGTAGTCCTTTTCATGTTCTACATTCATTTTATGTttacaaaatattgtttttattgtcacTACATGATATTGCACTACTGA
- the LOC124401134 gene encoding CMRF35-like molecule 8 isoform X2 has protein sequence MMKCLYLLSVVFQMAAGCALEKNHKEITQHKGDSVLIPCSCSDLLSKPQTFTWETFRTGRLTEVLNDEHYRGRYQLFNNISPANLSLLISDLREEDQGIYRCSTEKEHRDIILYVKGCELVKKTGVEKVTGFIGESVVLPCVCTDLQNDPKRVTWEFNKNNHFQEIYSKQTGNHSNRVKLVSKNPPGNLSLLISDLTEEDQGTYICSVQADSIRFSLSVKVGGRETSTQPRKTDTTPISEEPHCKTATTPPSSSSTTQDTYKTSVATVNQNIHNVGISFSLVIVILMVLLLLISSVVAFVCWRCKGGRCVKNIITDVSLNCKGKPEDKIMSEDALFTTVTYTCYSTDAH, from the exons atgatgaagtgcttgtATCTTTTGTCTGTTGTGTTTCAAATGGCTGCAG GCTGTGCTcttgaaaaaaatcacaaagaaaTTACACAACACAAAGGTGATTCAGTGCTGATACCCTGCTCCTGCTCTGACCTGCTCTCCAAACCTCAGACTTTCACCTGGGAGACCTTCAGAACAGGACGTCTGACTGAAGTGTTAAATGATGAACACTACCGTGGCAGATATCAGCTGTTTAATAACATTTCTCCTGCTAATCTGTCACTACTCATATCTGACCTGAGAGAAGAAGATCAGGGAATCTACAGGTGTAGCACTGAGAAGGAACACAGAGACATCATTCTTTATGTTAaag GCTGTGAGCTGGTGAAGAAGACAGGGGTAGAGAAGGTGACTGGGTTCATAGGAGAGTCTGTAGTTCTGCCCTGCGTCTGCACTGACCTACAGAACGACCCGAAGAGGGTAACATGggagtttaataaaaacaatcacttTCAGGAAATTTACTCTAAACAGACTGGAAATCACAGTAACAGAGTGAAACTGGTCAGTAAAAACCCTCCAGGAAACCTCTCTCTACTCATATCAGACCTGACTGAAGAGGACCAGGGAACCTACATATGTTCTGTACAGGCTGATAGCATCCGTTTCAGTCTATCTGTTAAAG tggGAGGAAGAGAAACTTCGACACAACCAAGGAAAACAGACACAACACCTATATCAGAAGAACCTCATTGTAAAACAGCAACCACTCCACCTTCATCATCCTCAACAACACAAGATACTTACAAAACCTCCGTAGCAACAGTGAACCAAAATATACACAATGTTGGAATTAGCTTCTCTTTAG TTATTGTCATTCTGATGGTCTTACTGCTGCTGATATCCAGTGTAGTTGCATTTGTTTGTTGGCGATgcaaag gtgGAAGGTGTGTCAAGAACATCATTACTGACGTAAGTCTGAACTGTAAGGGAAAGCCGGAGGATAAG ATTATGTCTGAAGATGCTTTATTTACTACTGTCACTTACACTTGCTACTCTACTGATGCACATTAA
- the LOC124401133 gene encoding uncharacterized protein LOC124401133 isoform X1, with protein sequence MMKCLYLLAVVFQMAAGCVLSRTKSIAGEKGGSVLLPCSCSDPLSKPQKFTWEIYRTGRLTEVLNDEHYRGRYQLFNNVSPANLSLLISDLREEDQGNYRCSTEKEQRDIWLYVKGCELVKKAAEEKVTGFTGESVVLHCICTDIQDDPKTVTWHFIQKESTTFQKIYPEQTGHHSNRVKLVSKNPPGNLSLLISDLTEEDQGTYICSVQADHRDLRLSVKVGGRETSTQPRKTDTTPISEEPHCKTATTPPSSSSTTQDTYKTSAATVNQNIHNVGISFSLVIVILMVLLLLISSVVAFVCWRCKGGRCVKNIITDVSLNCKGKPEDKVSLHPCMALILCGLFNFSNQIPTVVLFMFYIHFMFTKYCFYCHYMILHY encoded by the exons atgatgaagtgcttgtATCTTTTAGCTGTTGTGTTTCAAATGGCTGCAG GTTGTGTTCTCTCTCGTACTAAAAGTATTGCAGGGGAAAAAGGTGGTTCAGTGCTGTTACCCTGCTCCTGTTCTGACCCGCTCTCCAAACCTCAGAAATTCACCTGGGAGATCTACAGAACAGGACGTCTGACTGAAGTGTTAAATGATGAACACTACCGTGGCAGATATCAGCTGTTTAATAACGTTTCTCCTGCTAATCTGTCACTACTCATATCTGACCTGAGAGAAGAAGATCAGGGAAACTACAGGTGCAGCACTGAGAAGGAACAGAGAGACATTTGGCTTTATGTTAaag GCTGTGAGCTGGTGAAGAAGGCAGCAGAAGAGAAGGTGACTGGGTTCACAGGAGAGTCTGTAGTTCTGCACTGcatctgtactgatatacagGACGACCCAAAGACTGTAACATGGCATTTTATACAAAAGGAGTCTACAACCTTTCAGAAAATTTACCCTGAGCAGACTGGACATCACAGTAACAGAGTGAAACTGGTCAGTAAAAACCCTCCAGGAAACCTCTCTCTCCTCATATCAGACCTGACTGAAGAGGACCAGGGAACCTACATATGTTCTGTACAGGCTGATCACAGAGATCTGAGACTGTCTGTTAAAG tggGAGGAAGAGAAACTTCGACACAACCAAGGAAAACAGACACAACACCTATATCAGAAGAACCTCATTGTAAAACAGCAACCACTCCACCTTCATCATCCTCAACAACACAAGATACTTACAAAACCTCCGCAGCAACAGTGAACCAAAATATACACAATGTTGGAATTAGCTTTTCTTTAG TTATTGTCATTCTGATGGTTTTACTGCTGCTGATATCCAGTGTAGTTGCATTTGTTTGTTGGCGATgcaaag gtgGAAGGTGTGTCAAGAACATCATTACTGACGTAAGTCTGAACTGTAAGGGAAAGCCGGAGGATAAGGTGAGTTTACATCCATGCATGGCTCTGATCTTATGTGGGTTATTTAACTTTTCAAATCAGATTCCTACAGTAGTCCTTTTCATGTTCTACATTCATTTTATGTttacaaaatattgtttttattgtcacTACATGATATTGCACTACTGA